A genomic window from Flavobacterium phycosphaerae includes:
- the frr gene encoding ribosome recycling factor, translating to MEEIEFILDSTKESMNGSIAHLEKEFLNIRAGKATPQMLGGVFVDYYGSQTPLSQVANINVPDARTITITPWEKAMLHPIEKAIMIANLGFNPMNNGDNIIINVPALTEERRRDLVKQAKAEAEDAKIGIRNARKEANTDIKKLEKEGTSEDICKTAEDDVQKLTDAFIKKIDEHLLHKEAEIMKV from the coding sequence ATGGAAGAAATTGAATTTATTTTAGACAGCACCAAAGAATCTATGAACGGTTCGATTGCGCATTTAGAAAAAGAATTTTTAAACATCCGTGCCGGAAAAGCTACACCGCAAATGTTAGGAGGCGTATTCGTAGATTATTATGGTTCGCAAACCCCATTGTCTCAAGTAGCCAACATCAATGTGCCGGATGCCAGAACCATCACCATCACACCATGGGAAAAAGCGATGTTGCATCCTATTGAAAAAGCCATTATGATTGCCAATCTGGGATTTAATCCTATGAATAACGGTGATAACATTATTATTAATGTGCCGGCATTGACAGAAGAAAGAAGACGCGACTTGGTAAAACAAGCCAAAGCAGAAGCGGAAGATGCTAAAATCGGGATTCGAAATGCCCGTAAAGAAGCTAACACCGACATCAAAAAACTGGAAAAAGAGGGCACTTCGGAAGATATTTGCAAAACGGCTGAAGATGACGTGCAAAAACTGACGGATGCGTTCATCAAAAAAATTGACGAGCATTTGCTTCACAAAGAAGCTGAAATCATGAAAGTGTAA
- a CDS encoding DUF5686 family protein: MKQLFLWFLLSSLSLHAQIQVNGIIKDGDSKKPLPFATISTEIGFSTVADVDGKFYFSLPSQPETLTITYVGYEAKTISLFETKSFFTVLLSPKTDVLKEVVVTNENPANAIIAKVIQQKEANNPQKKLSTFQFKSYNKLLVTAHPDSIVGKIDTLYTDAVTKDKIAKIDSSDYKFKKIITKQHLFLTEKVSLFQFEKPLLKETIIGTKMAGFKEPIYELLGFSLQSFSVYDEKYELSETKYKSPIAYRALKEYRYKILDTTSINNRPVVVIYFKNKISTKGLEGLLYIDTQNYAVAKAVMRIRGVLDITGIHEFRYLPTENVWFPIRKNFKIVKGKSKEPTTILGGRIEFAAEDDDTGTNKRNASDFTYLSSEMQVVNLEVNNDVKIKKSSITIDVKSNANNRENSFWRQNRIDSLDTRSERTYVVLDSLVTKQKIEKKIKFGRKIINGYLLFGPFDIDLRSLLSYNNYEGFRLGLGGITNEQFSKVFRIEGYTAYGLKDEAFKYNLGTAIRIGNASSTWVGGSYTDDVREIASTNFATDKRVFKLYDPRPINISTFYSHITWRGYIETKIIPKTESVWQLTYSEISPLFNYTFDYNGKMYRDFTMTTALFSIQWNPLSNYMQTPNGRIEYEKRFPRFALQFTKSIPHFLNNDFDFSKIDARIEYEKKYLNGQKSEVLVQAGYSLGAVPLTHLYNTSPNNLTKDNIMQRITIAGKNSFETMYFNEFFSSEFVMLQLKHGFKRVELFSKVKPSLVLVTRMVWGNIKNPERHIGLDYKTLDQGLFESGIELNQIYKGFGLTGFYRYGPNQLSRLEDNLAVKLSFVLDLGL, from the coding sequence ATGAAGCAACTATTTCTTTGGTTTTTACTCTCCTCGCTGTCGCTTCACGCACAAATTCAGGTCAATGGAATTATAAAGGATGGAGACTCAAAAAAACCACTTCCTTTTGCTACGATTTCTACTGAAATTGGTTTCTCTACTGTAGCCGATGTAGATGGAAAATTTTATTTCTCGTTGCCTTCACAACCGGAAACACTGACCATTACCTATGTAGGCTATGAAGCAAAAACCATTTCGCTGTTTGAAACCAAATCATTTTTTACCGTTTTACTTTCGCCCAAAACCGATGTGCTAAAAGAAGTAGTGGTCACAAATGAAAATCCGGCCAACGCCATTATTGCTAAAGTGATTCAGCAGAAAGAAGCCAATAATCCACAAAAAAAGCTAAGTACTTTTCAATTCAAATCGTACAATAAATTACTGGTAACCGCCCATCCCGACTCTATCGTGGGGAAAATTGACACCCTTTATACCGATGCCGTCACCAAAGATAAGATTGCCAAAATTGATTCCTCCGATTATAAGTTCAAAAAAATAATTACCAAACAGCATTTGTTTCTGACGGAAAAAGTATCGCTGTTTCAATTTGAAAAACCACTACTGAAAGAAACCATAATCGGCACCAAAATGGCCGGATTCAAAGAGCCCATCTACGAGTTGCTGGGCTTTAGTTTGCAGTCGTTTTCTGTTTATGACGAAAAATATGAGCTGTCGGAAACCAAATATAAAAGTCCGATTGCCTATAGAGCCCTGAAGGAATACCGGTATAAAATTTTGGACACGACTTCCATCAATAATCGCCCGGTGGTGGTGATTTACTTCAAAAACAAAATCAGCACCAAAGGACTGGAAGGCTTACTGTATATTGACACCCAAAACTATGCGGTTGCCAAAGCCGTGATGCGCATTCGTGGTGTTTTAGACATTACCGGAATTCACGAGTTTCGTTATTTGCCCACTGAAAATGTTTGGTTTCCCATTCGTAAAAATTTTAAAATCGTAAAAGGAAAAAGCAAAGAGCCCACAACCATTTTAGGAGGAAGAATTGAGTTTGCCGCCGAGGACGATGATACCGGCACCAATAAAAGAAACGCTTCTGATTTCACCTATCTTTCTTCAGAAATGCAAGTGGTCAATTTAGAGGTCAACAACGATGTGAAAATCAAAAAATCATCCATCACCATTGATGTGAAAAGCAACGCCAACAACAGAGAAAACAGCTTTTGGCGACAAAACCGTATCGACAGTCTGGACACGCGAAGTGAGCGAACGTATGTGGTATTAGACAGCTTGGTCACCAAACAAAAAATTGAAAAGAAAATCAAATTTGGTCGGAAAATCATCAATGGTTATTTGCTTTTCGGCCCTTTTGATATTGATTTGCGTTCCTTGCTGAGTTACAATAATTATGAAGGGTTTCGCTTGGGTCTTGGCGGAATTACCAATGAGCAATTTTCGAAGGTTTTCCGTATCGAAGGCTACACGGCTTATGGTTTGAAAGATGAAGCATTCAAGTACAATTTAGGCACTGCCATCAGAATAGGCAATGCTTCCAGCACTTGGGTTGGTGGTTCATACACAGATGATGTGCGGGAGATAGCGAGTACTAATTTCGCTACTGACAAACGGGTATTCAAACTCTATGACCCCAGACCCATTAACATCAGTACGTTCTACAGTCACATAACTTGGCGCGGTTATATTGAAACCAAAATTATTCCGAAAACAGAAAGCGTTTGGCAACTAACCTACAGCGAAATCAGTCCGTTGTTTAATTACACATTTGATTATAACGGAAAGATGTACCGCGATTTTACTATGACCACAGCCCTATTTTCGATACAATGGAACCCGTTAAGCAATTATATGCAAACGCCGAACGGTCGGATTGAATATGAAAAAAGGTTCCCGAGGTTTGCTTTGCAGTTCACCAAATCCATTCCGCATTTCTTAAACAATGATTTTGATTTCAGTAAAATTGATGCCCGTATCGAGTATGAAAAAAAATACCTGAACGGACAAAAATCGGAAGTATTGGTACAAGCCGGGTATTCGTTGGGCGCTGTTCCGTTGACGCATTTATATAACACTTCTCCCAACAACCTGACCAAAGACAACATCATGCAGCGTATTACCATCGCCGGTAAAAACAGTTTTGAAACCATGTATTTCAATGAGTTTTTTTCAAGCGAATTTGTAATGTTGCAACTCAAACACGGGTTCAAACGAGTGGAATTATTCTCAAAAGTAAAACCTTCCTTAGTTTTAGTTACCCGAATGGTGTGGGGAAATATCAAAAATCCGGAGCGTCATATTGGTCTTGATTATAAAACGTTGGACCAAGGTTTATTCGAATCGGGCATTGAGCTTAACCAAATTTACAAAGGTTTCGGCTTAACCGGTTTCTATCGCTACGGTCCCAATCAGCTAAGTCGATTGGAAGATAACTTAGCTGTGAAGTTAAGTTTTGTTTTAGACTTAGGATTGTAA
- a CDS encoding cation:proton antiporter: MRNLKNTLFYLTVTGGFTALMYWIVEQGKLLEVGRKIISPSSSDTQWAQFLSSLFHNLQHPLALLLFQIITIVLVARVFGWIFRKIGQPTVIGEIIAGIVLGPSLFGLYFPDMKEALFPVDSLGNLQLLSQVGLILFMFVIGMELDLKVLKNKANEAVVISHASIVIPFALGIGLSYYIYHQFAPAGVEFLSFSLFMGIAMSITAFPVLARIVQERGIHKTRLGTIVITCAAADDITAWCILAVVIAIVKAGSFVSSLYVIGLAIVYVLLMLFVVKPFLKRVGDLYAKKDNIKKPVVAIFLLTLIVSAYVTEVIGIHALFGAFMMGSIMPDISRFRNIFIEKVEDVSVILLLPLFFVFTGLRTEIGLINEPYLWKVTGCIIAVAVAGKFFGSALAAKFVGQNWRDSLTIGALMNTRGLMELVVLNIGYELGVLSPKIFTMMVIMALVTTFMTGPALDIINFIFKTKDVIIPSEVKKKAEFKILISFGNNEKGKSLLRLANSLVKKQTETANVTAMHLSNSDEMHSYNLTSYEAEVFEPIYKESKKLNQEITTIFKATGDMESDIADIALEGKFDFVLVGLGKSIFEGTLLGKVLGFTSRIINPDRLLDKFKGKEGLFENSPFDDRTRLIISKTKTPLGILIDKDLHKVDKVFVGVYAIGDVFLIDYAQKLIFNNDSHVTILENHGQTKNNFIVENALAALEQKYPDNIEVINPEKLNKPLLSQQDLVIFSMETWKKMVDDEVSWLTDIPSVLIIKP; the protein is encoded by the coding sequence ATGAGAAATTTAAAAAATACGTTATTCTACTTAACCGTTACCGGAGGGTTTACCGCCTTGATGTACTGGATAGTAGAACAAGGGAAATTGTTAGAAGTAGGCCGAAAAATTATTTCACCTTCCTCATCTGACACGCAATGGGCGCAATTTCTCTCCTCATTATTTCACAACCTGCAACATCCGCTGGCGTTATTGCTTTTTCAAATCATTACCATTGTATTGGTGGCTCGTGTTTTCGGGTGGATCTTCAGAAAGATTGGACAACCTACGGTAATTGGGGAAATCATTGCTGGTATTGTTTTGGGACCTTCGCTTTTTGGCTTGTATTTTCCGGATATGAAAGAAGCCTTGTTCCCGGTTGATTCTTTGGGGAATTTACAATTGTTAAGTCAGGTGGGTTTAATCCTCTTCATGTTTGTCATTGGAATGGAGCTCGACTTGAAAGTACTGAAGAACAAAGCCAATGAAGCGGTCGTTATCAGTCATGCCAGTATTGTAATTCCGTTTGCTTTAGGTATCGGATTATCTTATTATATCTACCATCAGTTTGCTCCGGCCGGCGTTGAGTTTTTGTCGTTCAGTTTGTTTATGGGCATTGCGATGAGCATCACGGCTTTTCCGGTTTTGGCCCGAATAGTGCAGGAGCGAGGTATTCACAAAACCCGTTTGGGAACGATTGTTATTACTTGTGCCGCTGCCGATGATATCACTGCTTGGTGTATACTAGCGGTGGTTATTGCCATTGTAAAAGCCGGAAGTTTTGTGAGTTCGTTATACGTAATCGGATTGGCCATCGTTTATGTTTTGTTGATGTTGTTTGTGGTAAAGCCGTTCTTAAAACGTGTCGGCGATTTGTATGCCAAAAAAGACAATATTAAAAAACCGGTCGTGGCTATTTTTCTTTTGACCTTGATTGTTTCGGCTTATGTGACAGAAGTTATCGGAATCCATGCTTTGTTTGGGGCCTTTATGATGGGCTCGATTATGCCGGATATTTCCCGTTTCAGAAATATTTTCATCGAAAAAGTAGAAGATGTATCGGTGATTTTATTGCTGCCCTTGTTCTTTGTATTCACCGGATTGCGAACTGAAATAGGATTGATTAATGAACCCTATTTATGGAAAGTTACGGGTTGTATTATTGCGGTTGCCGTAGCCGGTAAGTTTTTCGGAAGTGCTTTGGCGGCTAAGTTTGTTGGTCAGAACTGGCGTGATAGTTTGACTATTGGAGCCTTGATGAACACCAGAGGATTGATGGAATTAGTGGTTTTAAACATTGGGTACGAATTAGGCGTGCTTTCCCCAAAAATATTTACTATGATGGTGATTATGGCATTAGTTACCACCTTCATGACGGGGCCGGCACTGGACATCATCAATTTTATATTTAAAACCAAAGACGTTATTATTCCTTCAGAGGTTAAGAAGAAAGCGGAGTTTAAAATTCTGATTTCTTTTGGCAACAATGAAAAAGGAAAATCATTGCTTCGTTTGGCCAACAGTTTGGTAAAGAAACAAACTGAAACCGCCAATGTTACGGCGATGCATTTATCTAACAGCGACGAAATGCATTCGTATAATTTAACGTCTTACGAAGCGGAAGTTTTTGAGCCTATTTATAAAGAATCCAAGAAATTGAATCAGGAAATCACCACTATCTTCAAAGCCACCGGTGATATGGAATCGGATATAGCCGACATTGCCTTAGAAGGAAAGTTTGATTTTGTGCTGGTAGGTTTAGGAAAATCTATTTTCGAGGGAACGTTGTTGGGTAAAGTGCTTGGCTTTACTTCGCGTATCATCAATCCGGACCGATTGTTAGACAAATTCAAAGGAAAAGAAGGCTTGTTTGAAAACTCTCCTTTTGATGACAGAACGCGTTTAATCATCTCCAAAACCAAAACCCCGTTAGGCATTTTAATCGACAAAGATTTGCATAAGGTTGATAAGGTTTTTGTGGGTGTTTATGCCATTGGCGATGTGTTCCTGATTGATTATGCGCAAAAATTAATCTTCAACAATGACTCACATGTCACCATTTTAGAAAATCACGGGCAAACCAAAAACAACTTTATTGTTGAAAATGCGTTGGCGGCTTTAGAGCAAAAATACCCGGATAATATCGAGGTAATCAATCCGGAAAAACTAAACAAACCACTATTGTCGCAACAAGATTTGGTGATTTTCAGTATGGAAACCTGGAAAAAAATGGTAGATGACGAAGTGAGCTGGTTAACAGATATCCCTTCTGTTTTGATTATTAAGCCATAA
- a CDS encoding efflux RND transporter permease subunit codes for MKKKLTAGFWEFLAGIILRNRIAISIGIVVLTIFLAMQWKNVGMTYNEANLLPKNHKANKDYTQFLNTFGEEGNLIVIGIKDNTFFTPKAYKAWNEMMTNLKSHKEVELVVSLNDLKKLQKNDALEKFELVPLIDQKRTVDPAYLTEIKRQLFNDLPFYEGLLFNKKSGSIRSAIYINKKVVNSPIRKEFILNVVVPEVEKFEKATKIDLKVSGMPYIRTINTENMKGEIGLFIGAALFITSLIFFLFFRSHRATFISICILIVGVMWSFGTLGLFHYKITILTAIIPPLIIVIGITNCIFLINKYQQEIKTHRNQAKALQRVISKIGVSTLMTNLTTAIGFATFMITGNDLLYEFGLVTSINVITVYLLTLMVVPIVYSFMPLPKEKHLNHLSKNYLSTILNSVENLVRNKRTLIYTIYGLLLALSVIGVSQMKVSGSLIGEMPKSASFFKDIVFFEKEFNGVMPLEIMINTKRKKGVMKASTLRKMEELQNTIDSIPELSKPVSIVNLVKYSKQAFYNGNPEYYDLPNSQEQAFILSYAKNATKGSKENLMKSYVDKTGQYARITTFMKDIGTEEMAKIEQKLHAKIDAIFPSDRYEVTVTGKALVFQKGTAYLVDNLIESLIFAILLIAGLMAYMFRSWKMIFASVVTNILPLCITSGLMGYFGIPLKPSTILVFSIAFGISVDNAIQFMAKYRHDLIQNGGKIKKAVTSALHETGVSTFYTSVVLIFGFAIFTLSSFGGTIALGGLISVTLTFAMFANLVVLPALVLTTEKWGGKKEIKDETDEPSLNIYRDNSEENEP; via the coding sequence ATGAAAAAGAAATTAACTGCCGGATTTTGGGAATTTCTCGCCGGAATTATTCTGAGAAACCGAATTGCCATCAGCATCGGAATTGTGGTACTAACCATCTTCCTGGCCATGCAATGGAAAAATGTGGGCATGACCTACAACGAAGCCAACTTATTGCCTAAAAATCACAAAGCCAATAAAGATTACACCCAGTTCCTGAATACTTTTGGCGAAGAAGGAAACCTCATCGTTATCGGCATTAAAGACAATACTTTTTTCACCCCAAAAGCTTATAAAGCTTGGAATGAAATGATGACCAATTTGAAGTCCCACAAGGAGGTTGAGTTAGTAGTGTCGTTGAATGACTTGAAGAAACTGCAGAAAAACGACGCTTTAGAAAAATTTGAATTAGTTCCGTTAATCGACCAAAAAAGAACGGTTGACCCGGCTTATTTAACCGAAATCAAAAGGCAACTTTTTAACGACTTGCCGTTTTATGAAGGGTTGCTTTTCAATAAAAAATCGGGCAGCATTCGTTCAGCCATTTACATCAACAAGAAAGTGGTTAACTCACCCATTCGAAAAGAATTCATCTTAAACGTGGTGGTTCCCGAGGTAGAAAAGTTTGAAAAAGCCACCAAAATTGATTTGAAAGTATCGGGCATGCCTTATATCCGAACCATCAATACCGAGAACATGAAAGGCGAAATCGGTTTGTTCATCGGCGCTGCTTTGTTTATCACTTCCTTGATTTTCTTTTTGTTTTTCCGTTCGCACCGCGCCACATTTATCTCTATTTGCATCTTAATCGTAGGTGTGATGTGGTCCTTCGGAACCTTAGGATTGTTTCATTACAAAATCACAATACTAACAGCTATTATTCCGCCGTTAATCATCGTTATCGGGATCACCAACTGTATTTTCCTGATTAATAAATACCAACAGGAAATCAAAACGCATCGCAATCAGGCCAAGGCTTTGCAAAGGGTCATTTCCAAAATCGGGGTTTCTACTTTGATGACCAATTTGACTACAGCCATCGGCTTTGCCACGTTCATGATTACCGGAAATGATTTGTTGTATGAATTTGGTTTGGTCACTTCCATCAATGTAATCACGGTTTATTTATTGACGCTGATGGTGGTGCCGATAGTATACAGCTTTATGCCGTTGCCTAAAGAAAAACACCTGAACCATTTGAGCAAAAATTATCTTTCGACGATACTGAATTCGGTAGAAAATTTGGTTAGAAACAAGCGAACCTTAATTTACACCATCTACGGATTGTTGCTGGCTTTAAGTGTAATTGGGGTTTCTCAAATGAAAGTGTCCGGCAGTTTAATTGGTGAAATGCCCAAATCGGCTTCCTTCTTCAAAGACATCGTCTTCTTTGAAAAAGAGTTTAACGGAGTTATGCCTTTGGAAATTATGATTAACACCAAACGCAAAAAAGGCGTGATGAAAGCTTCCACGTTGCGAAAAATGGAGGAACTGCAAAACACCATCGACAGCATTCCTGAACTGTCCAAACCGGTTTCGATTGTTAATTTGGTGAAATACTCCAAGCAGGCTTTTTACAACGGCAATCCTGAATATTACGATTTACCCAATTCACAAGAACAAGCTTTCATTTTGTCGTATGCCAAAAACGCTACCAAAGGGTCTAAAGAAAATTTGATGAAAAGTTACGTGGATAAAACCGGTCAATACGCCCGAATCACTACGTTCATGAAAGACATCGGCACCGAAGAAATGGCGAAAATTGAGCAGAAATTGCACGCCAAAATAGACGCGATTTTCCCAAGCGACAGATACGAAGTAACCGTTACCGGAAAAGCCTTAGTGTTTCAAAAAGGAACCGCCTATTTGGTTGACAACCTCATCGAATCGCTAATCTTTGCCATATTGCTTATTGCCGGATTAATGGCCTACATGTTCCGCTCGTGGAAAATGATTTTTGCTTCGGTCGTTACCAACATACTGCCGCTTTGTATTACTTCAGGATTGATGGGTTACTTTGGTATTCCGTTGAAACCTTCTACTATTTTGGTCTTCAGTATTGCCTTCGGTATCTCGGTGGATAATGCTATTCAGTTTATGGCCAAATACCGTCATGACTTGATTCAGAACGGCGGTAAGATTAAGAAAGCAGTAACAAGTGCGCTACACGAAACCGGAGTTAGTACGTTTTATACTTCGGTGGTTTTGATTTTCGGATTTGCTATCTTTACCTTGTCAAGCTTTGGTGGAACGATTGCTTTGGGCGGATTGATTTCGGTAACGCTTACCTTTGCTATGTTTGCTAACTTGGTTGTTCTTCCGGCTTTGGTATTAACTACCGAAAAATGGGGCGGCAAGAAGGAAATAAAAGACGAAACCGATGAGCCTAGCCTCAATATTTACAGAGATAATTCCGAAGAAAACGAACCATAA
- the asnS gene encoding asparagine--tRNA ligase produces MKHSKVKDLLSSDQTNYEVTVKGWVRTFRNNQFIALNDGSTIHNLQCVVDFENTPEETLKRINTGTAVALTGKLVESQGAGQKYEIQVAQLEILGDCDAEKFPMQPKKHSLEFLRENAHLRVRTNAFGAIMRVRSVLAFAVHSYFQEKGFFYVNTPVITGADAEGAGEMFQVTSLPLDSLPRTEDGQIDYKKDFFGKHTNLTVSGQLEGETFAMALGQIYTFGPTFRAENSNTSRHLAEFWMIEPEVAFNDLIDNMDLAEDFIKYVIKYTVDKCADDLKFLEGRLLDEEKQKPQAERSEMALLEKLNFVLNNDFKRVSYTEAIDILRDSTPNKKKKFQYLIEEWGADLQSEHERFLVEKHFKCPVILFDYPAKIKAFYMRLNDNTEPGKETVRAMDILFPGIGEIVGGSQREERYDVLVEKMKAIGIDEEELWWYLDTRRFGSAVHSGFGLGFERLVLFVTGMTNIRDVIPFPRTPQNAEF; encoded by the coding sequence ATGAAACATTCAAAAGTTAAAGACTTACTAAGCAGTGACCAAACGAACTATGAAGTAACCGTAAAAGGTTGGGTAAGAACTTTTAGAAATAATCAGTTTATCGCGTTGAACGATGGTTCGACTATTCATAATTTACAGTGTGTGGTTGATTTTGAAAACACACCCGAAGAAACCCTGAAAAGAATCAATACCGGAACCGCTGTGGCCTTGACAGGAAAGTTAGTGGAAAGCCAAGGAGCCGGACAAAAATATGAAATCCAGGTAGCCCAATTAGAGATTTTGGGAGATTGCGATGCGGAGAAATTCCCAATGCAACCTAAGAAACACTCGTTGGAATTCCTTAGAGAAAATGCGCATTTGCGTGTCAGAACCAATGCTTTCGGAGCCATCATGCGTGTCCGTTCGGTATTGGCTTTTGCGGTGCATTCATATTTTCAGGAAAAAGGCTTTTTTTATGTAAACACACCGGTAATTACGGGTGCTGATGCTGAAGGCGCCGGAGAAATGTTCCAAGTGACCTCTTTACCATTAGACAGCTTGCCAAGAACAGAAGACGGACAAATCGATTACAAAAAAGATTTCTTCGGAAAACATACTAACCTGACGGTTTCCGGACAATTGGAAGGCGAAACCTTTGCCATGGCTTTGGGACAGATTTATACTTTCGGGCCAACCTTCCGTGCGGAGAACTCCAACACGTCCCGTCACTTGGCTGAGTTTTGGATGATTGAGCCTGAAGTGGCCTTCAATGATTTGATTGACAACATGGACTTGGCCGAAGACTTTATCAAGTATGTGATCAAATATACGGTTGACAAATGTGCCGATGATTTAAAGTTCTTAGAAGGAAGATTGTTAGACGAAGAAAAACAAAAACCACAAGCCGAACGCAGCGAAATGGCTTTGTTGGAAAAATTAAACTTTGTACTGAACAACGATTTCAAACGCGTTTCTTACACTGAAGCTATTGACATTTTAAGAGACTCTACACCAAATAAAAAGAAGAAGTTCCAATATTTAATCGAGGAATGGGGTGCTGATTTGCAAAGTGAGCATGAACGTTTCTTGGTAGAAAAGCACTTTAAATGTCCGGTAATCTTATTCGACTATCCGGCCAAAATCAAGGCCTTCTACATGCGTTTGAATGACAACACCGAACCAGGTAAAGAAACCGTTCGCGCTATGGACATCCTGTTCCCGGGCATTGGTGAAATTGTAGGCGGTTCGCAAAGAGAAGAGCGTTATGATGTTTTGGTAGAAAAAATGAAAGCTATCGGCATTGATGAAGAAGAACTATGGTGGTACTTAGACACGCGTCGATTTGGTTCGGCCGTTCACTCCGGTTTCGGATTAGGCTTTGAAAGATTGGTCCTTTTTGTTACCGGTATGACTAACATCCGCGACGTTATTCCGTTCCCGAGAACGCCTCAAAACGCAGAATTTTAA